A region from the bacterium genome encodes:
- a CDS encoding DUF4157 domain-containing protein, producing MRDKKRAEVTVKAAARKTRAQVAKDEGESAAAEVRLPPWRELVAAGPAEGMQSAGEAEEASALPAELEQVPAEAMEDQSTAVQPDAAAAESPEPSPLELEAPLDEPEVASAPVDEAVEPELAPGPVPELEPKQGPEPAPDLAQEAEDAAPERAAPSPVEDAPVLRRSHQSALRPVERLAQARLLARVSRGEALPSGLETLLPGVPAQLLRDVSIHTDTAAARAAERLHAEAFTIGTHVYFAEGRFALQSSDGLALLAHELAHVAQYRTGRLAGLPAVSQPSDPVEHEADGWAVRWRAPAAVEADGAAGAEPARANVAIQPDPSAAEAPEPINDGRTLPRSAVPSDGPVLRRATDTARTFFDKSYFAQADEWSSVSGDIDGSLAADTQATTAAFPTPQAELGPASQAPTPASAAPTTLSLGEQVPEPGADTGQVQPEATETPAAPATPATPRIAFGADGDSSAAQRNFSAALGQVPTSLDSLETSPLPPPVELTGSADPAQAAEQAQTAAQQAETLRGQAAANVDNGPGPEQVQPRSIRDARLIEEAQAPASEPLPEIGRMTEIEAAGTVTAEIQAETDAQGQAQIDATLAEAKTQLDDAAIEADEKQAQEVQGAEQENARLNAEANAEQEFAVSEARTNIEDNKEDTKRQQHERVDEAEVKNERERQKLADDVDARVEQDEQRIDDAFSDAERDAERVKGEGEAEAERKKREAERDAENDSWWDRVADAISSAFAALTSFIGDVFDAAISAVGAIIDAVKEAAAAIINAVRDFVVSALQALGDVLTGLIDDLLGDIFPVLAAALTQLVNAAVDRAVSAVNALADALIAGINALLDAIGGAITAILEAYQAAINAALAFAQALLTGDWAALGRMILEAVLTLAGIPPEAFYALIARAMGALDTIIDDPGAFVGNVINAVGQGFRSFADNILTHLQEGFFRWIVGPLGELGVTLPTSWDIVGILGLVLQVLGLTASGIRSIIVEVLGEAAGAIFDFVWRYVDALITGGWEGLWEQIQNDLSQLWSTVVDGIKDYLIETIVTQAVLRIATMFNPVGALLNAVMMVWNVYNFLRTNIQRIWGVVTSIVNMIATIVAGNITPAAQAVENAIASLIPIAISLLANLLGLGGLTTKVREVLESVRAAVRNAIVSLIRRVQGLFSGGGTRDDDAATDPSGGDQEIGQDAPASGGGESHTVTIDQVGSDARLMINTTPTPAEHWVNDLPSRAPWSSMANNEDFRTKKQNALALAAQIDTEADALARLVVQHASDESPPPVEDDSVESKQRQFAQAVSQLLALGRIEDPVAFFSDQLGEMPPGAHLYATEQLGGLPDNLRVPEWDLVGDWLGQRTGFDRFLGENSRVGNDTKLINDAAVQARLTQLANGPVPNEDVIGVVGRAKPKIHQGNAPYGALNTAFKAFTFSASTASAARSAADGAYADRDNGDIAYVTNTLRPQDQALVDQYDALIVPMQRSGEIAGNAIGLRNQFEGQLRSSSGLKYMFAAGFGTQMRQIIQAATLPTRLRGVEVSVGDRRADYTEWTEGDLVTVVEVKNWTGRARWTREQRLDRVLEAVAQVQDHLTSPATDDGDPIGGVRLEVRGGAPALLQSRAAGLSAFAAAQPTKIPGRSKRFDLSVIS from the coding sequence GGGAACTCGTCGCGGCGGGGCCTGCCGAGGGAATGCAGTCGGCCGGGGAGGCCGAGGAGGCGTCGGCCCTGCCGGCCGAGCTGGAGCAGGTCCCGGCCGAGGCGATGGAGGACCAGTCGACCGCCGTTCAGCCGGACGCGGCGGCCGCGGAGTCGCCGGAGCCGTCACCGCTAGAGCTGGAGGCGCCGCTGGACGAGCCGGAGGTGGCGTCGGCGCCGGTCGACGAGGCCGTCGAGCCAGAGCTGGCGCCAGGGCCGGTTCCTGAACTGGAGCCCAAGCAAGGCCCCGAGCCCGCGCCCGACCTGGCGCAGGAGGCGGAGGACGCGGCGCCAGAGCGGGCGGCTCCATCGCCGGTCGAGGACGCGCCCGTGCTGCGGCGGTCTCACCAGTCGGCGCTGCGCCCGGTCGAGCGGCTGGCCCAGGCGCGGTTGCTCGCGCGGGTGAGCCGAGGGGAGGCGCTTCCGTCGGGTCTGGAGACGCTGCTGCCCGGCGTGCCGGCGCAGCTGCTGCGCGACGTGTCCATCCACACGGACACCGCGGCGGCCCGAGCGGCAGAGCGCCTGCATGCCGAGGCGTTCACCATCGGTACCCACGTCTACTTCGCTGAGGGGCGGTTCGCGCTGCAGTCGAGCGATGGCCTCGCGCTGCTCGCCCACGAGCTGGCCCACGTCGCGCAGTACCGGACAGGTCGGCTGGCTGGTCTCCCCGCGGTGTCGCAGCCCAGCGACCCGGTTGAGCACGAGGCGGACGGGTGGGCGGTCCGTTGGCGCGCACCGGCGGCGGTCGAGGCCGACGGCGCTGCGGGCGCCGAGCCTGCGCGGGCCAACGTGGCGATCCAGCCGGATCCGAGCGCGGCGGAAGCACCCGAGCCCATCAACGACGGCCGGACGCTGCCCCGCTCGGCCGTGCCGTCGGACGGGCCCGTACTGCGCCGGGCGACGGACACGGCCAGGACCTTCTTCGACAAGTCCTACTTCGCCCAGGCCGACGAGTGGAGCTCGGTCAGCGGCGACATCGACGGCTCGCTGGCAGCCGATACCCAGGCGACGACGGCCGCATTCCCGACGCCGCAAGCGGAGCTGGGGCCGGCGTCGCAGGCTCCGACGCCGGCCTCAGCCGCGCCGACGACGCTGTCGCTAGGCGAGCAGGTTCCGGAGCCCGGCGCCGACACCGGGCAGGTCCAACCGGAAGCGACCGAGACGCCCGCGGCTCCGGCCACACCCGCCACGCCGCGGATCGCGTTCGGGGCCGACGGGGACTCGTCGGCGGCCCAGCGCAACTTCTCGGCAGCGCTGGGCCAGGTGCCGACATCGCTGGACAGCCTGGAGACATCGCCGCTGCCGCCGCCCGTGGAGCTGACCGGGTCGGCAGACCCGGCGCAGGCGGCCGAGCAGGCGCAGACGGCGGCCCAGCAGGCGGAGACCCTGCGGGGTCAGGCGGCGGCCAACGTTGACAACGGCCCGGGGCCGGAGCAGGTGCAGCCTCGCAGCATCCGCGACGCCCGCCTCATCGAGGAGGCCCAGGCGCCGGCGTCCGAGCCCCTGCCCGAGATCGGGCGGATGACGGAGATCGAGGCGGCCGGGACGGTCACCGCCGAGATCCAGGCCGAGACCGACGCCCAGGGCCAGGCGCAGATCGACGCGACGCTCGCCGAGGCGAAGACCCAGCTCGACGACGCGGCGATCGAGGCGGACGAGAAGCAGGCCCAGGAGGTCCAGGGCGCCGAGCAGGAGAATGCGCGGCTCAACGCGGAGGCCAACGCCGAGCAGGAGTTCGCCGTCTCCGAGGCGCGGACGAACATCGAGGACAACAAGGAGGACACCAAGCGCCAGCAGCACGAGAGGGTCGACGAGGCGGAGGTCAAGAACGAGCGGGAGCGGCAGAAGCTCGCGGACGACGTCGACGCCCGGGTGGAGCAGGACGAGCAGCGCATCGACGACGCGTTCTCCGACGCCGAGCGGGACGCCGAGCGGGTGAAGGGCGAGGGCGAGGCCGAGGCCGAGCGCAAGAAGCGTGAGGCCGAGCGGGACGCCGAGAACGACTCGTGGTGGGACCGTGTGGCGGACGCCATCTCCAGCGCATTCGCGGCGTTGACGAGCTTCATCGGCGATGTCTTCGACGCGGCCATCAGCGCCGTGGGCGCGATCATCGACGCGGTCAAGGAGGCCGCGGCGGCGATCATCAACGCCGTCCGCGACTTCGTGGTCAGCGCGCTCCAGGCCCTTGGCGACGTCCTGACGGGGCTGATCGACGACCTGCTGGGGGACATCTTCCCTGTGCTGGCGGCCGCGCTGACCCAGCTCGTCAACGCCGCGGTCGACCGGGCGGTCTCGGCGGTCAACGCGCTGGCCGATGCGCTCATCGCGGGCATCAACGCGCTGTTGGACGCCATCGGTGGCGCCATCACGGCGATCCTGGAGGCCTACCAGGCGGCCATCAACGCGGCGCTGGCCTTTGCGCAGGCGCTGCTGACCGGCGACTGGGCGGCCCTGGGGCGGATGATCCTCGAGGCCGTCCTGACCCTGGCCGGTATCCCGCCCGAGGCCTTTTACGCGCTCATCGCCCGGGCGATGGGGGCGCTCGACACGATCATCGACGACCCGGGCGCGTTCGTCGGCAACGTCATCAATGCCGTCGGCCAGGGCTTCCGGAGCTTCGCCGACAACATCCTGACCCACCTTCAGGAGGGATTCTTCCGGTGGATCGTGGGACCGCTGGGCGAGCTGGGCGTCACGCTGCCGACGAGCTGGGACATCGTCGGCATTCTGGGCCTGGTGTTGCAGGTTCTGGGCCTCACGGCGTCCGGCATCCGCAGCATCATCGTCGAGGTGCTAGGCGAAGCGGCGGGCGCAATCTTCGACTTCGTGTGGCGCTACGTCGACGCGCTGATCACCGGCGGCTGGGAGGGCTTGTGGGAGCAGATCCAGAACGACCTGTCCCAGCTGTGGAGCACGGTCGTGGACGGCATCAAGGACTACCTGATCGAGACCATCGTCACCCAGGCCGTCCTGCGTATCGCGACCATGTTCAACCCGGTCGGCGCGCTGCTGAATGCCGTGATGATGGTGTGGAACGTCTACAACTTCCTCCGCACCAACATCCAGCGAATCTGGGGCGTCGTCACCTCCATCGTGAACATGATCGCCACGATCGTCGCCGGCAATATCACGCCGGCCGCCCAGGCCGTGGAGAACGCCATCGCGAGTCTCATCCCCATCGCCATCTCGCTGCTGGCCAACCTGCTGGGCCTGGGCGGCCTGACCACCAAGGTGCGCGAGGTGCTGGAGAGCGTGCGCGCGGCCGTGCGCAACGCGATCGTGAGCCTCATCCGCCGCGTGCAGGGGCTCTTCAGCGGCGGAGGGACCCGCGACGACGACGCCGCTACCGATCCGAGCGGCGGCGACCAGGAGATCGGCCAGGACGCTCCGGCGAGCGGCGGTGGCGAGTCGCACACTGTCACCATCGACCAGGTAGGCAGCGACGCGCGCCTGATGATCAACACGACCCCCACGCCCGCGGAGCATTGGGTCAACGACCTCCCGAGTCGCGCGCCGTGGTCGAGCATGGCCAACAACGAGGACTTTCGGACGAAGAAGCAGAACGCGCTCGCGCTCGCGGCACAGATCGACACGGAGGCAGACGCGCTCGCGCGCCTGGTGGTGCAGCACGCGTCCGACGAGAGCCCGCCGCCGGTCGAGGATGACTCGGTCGAAAGCAAGCAACGGCAGTTCGCGCAGGCCGTCAGCCAGTTGTTGGCGTTGGGTCGCATCGAGGATCCAGTAGCGTTCTTCAGCGACCAGCTCGGGGAGATGCCGCCGGGGGCGCACCTCTACGCGACCGAGCAGCTCGGCGGGCTGCCGGACAACCTCCGGGTCCCCGAGTGGGACCTGGTCGGGGACTGGCTCGGGCAGCGGACCGGGTTCGATCGTTTCCTCGGCGAGAACAGCCGGGTCGGCAATGATACGAAGCTCATCAACGACGCCGCCGTCCAGGCTAGGCTCACTCAACTAGCCAACGGGCCGGTGCCGAACGAGGATGTGATCGGTGTCGTCGGGCGGGCCAAGCCGAAGATCCACCAGGGGAACGCCCCGTATGGCGCCCTGAACACCGCGTTCAAGGCGTTCACCTTCTCCGCGTCCACCGCATCGGCTGCACGCTCAGCAGCGGATGGCGCGTACGCCGACCGGGACAACGGTGACATCGCGTACGTCACGAACACGCTACGGCCCCAGGATCAGGCGTTGGTGGATCAGTACGACGCGCTGATCGTGCCGATGCAGCGCAGCGGGGAGATCGCCGGCAACGCCATAGGTCTCCGGAACCAGTTCGAGGGACAACTGCGCAGCTCGAGCGGGTTGAAGTACATGTTCGCGGCCGGATTCGGAACCCAGATGCGACAGATCATCCAGGCGGCGACCCTGCCTACACGATTACGTGGAGTGGAGGTCAGCGTCGGAGACCGCCGTGCCGACTACACCGAGTGGACCGAAGGAGACCTCGTCACGGTCGTCGAGGTGAAGAACTGGACCGGACGGGCTCGCTGGACGCGCGAGCAGCGGCTCGACCGGGTCCTCGAAGCAGTTGCACAGGTTCAGGACCACCTCACGTCGCCCGCCACCGATGATGGAGACCCGATCGGCGGTGTTCGGCTCGAGGTCCGCGGCGGGGCGCCGGCGTTGCTCCAGAGCCGCGCGGCCGGGCTATCGGCGTTCGCGGCAGCCCAGCCGACCAAGATCCCAGGCAGAAGCAAGCGTTTCGACCTCAGCGTGATCTCTTGA